The Nonlabens spongiae genome contains a region encoding:
- a CDS encoding M28 family metallopeptidase — translation MKYLVLASLVLSLATSCGSKKENAKKNIADAPVSSYAESITVDELKEQLYYYASDEMEGRYTGEPGQKRAVEYLKSQYEKMGVSGGMTDGSYFQTIPESYFKRIENDSENVLAFIKGTEMPEEVLVLSAHLDHVGMEDGQVFNGADDDGSGTIALLEIAEAFKKAKDEGYGPKRSILFLHVTAEEIGLHGSRYYSENPVYPLENTIANLNIDMIGRIDPRLKDDPNYVYLIGSDMLSQDLHDMSEMAHKKYNSPLKLDYKYNGKEDPNRFYYRSDHYNFAKNDVPVIFYFNGTHEDYHRPSDTPDKIEYELYQDRIQLIFYTAWELANAEKRPALTVTD, via the coding sequence ATGAAATATCTAGTTCTAGCCAGTTTGGTTTTGAGCCTCGCCACATCTTGTGGTTCCAAAAAAGAAAATGCCAAAAAAAACATCGCAGACGCACCGGTCTCCAGTTATGCAGAATCCATAACGGTAGATGAGTTGAAGGAACAACTTTATTACTACGCTAGTGATGAAATGGAAGGTCGCTATACTGGTGAACCTGGTCAAAAAAGAGCGGTTGAGTATCTAAAGTCCCAATATGAGAAAATGGGAGTTTCTGGTGGTATGACCGATGGAAGCTATTTCCAGACCATTCCGGAATCCTACTTCAAGCGAATTGAAAACGATTCTGAAAATGTGCTTGCCTTCATTAAAGGAACTGAAATGCCTGAAGAAGTTTTGGTACTTTCTGCGCACCTGGATCACGTGGGTATGGAAGACGGACAAGTCTTCAATGGAGCAGATGATGATGGTAGCGGAACTATCGCTCTACTCGAAATCGCAGAAGCTTTCAAAAAAGCGAAAGACGAAGGTTACGGCCCAAAACGAAGCATACTATTCCTTCACGTAACTGCTGAGGAAATAGGACTGCACGGTAGCCGTTATTATTCTGAAAATCCGGTATATCCATTAGAAAATACGATCGCCAACCTCAACATCGATATGATAGGCCGCATTGATCCAAGACTTAAAGATGATCCAAACTACGTGTATTTGATTGGTAGTGATATGCTTTCCCAAGATTTACACGACATGTCTGAAATGGCTCATAAAAAATATAACAGTCCTTTAAAGTTGGATTACAAATACAACGGTAAAGAAGATCCCAACCGTTTTTACTACCGTAGTGATCACTACAACTTTGCCAAAAACGATGTACCTGTAATCTTTTACTTTAATGGAACCCATGAAGATTACCACAGACCTTCAGATACTCCAGATAAAATTGAATACGAACTCTATCAAGACCGCATTCAACTGATCTTTTACACGGCATGGGAATTGGCAAACGCTGAGAAAAGGCCGGCACTGACGGTCACGGATTAA
- a CDS encoding carboxypeptidase-like regulatory domain-containing protein: protein MKYYFILLLTCLLSSQLAFSQEPENNGTEKSMVRGQVLNAKDNQELDNVNIVNLNQVKGTITTPDGRFEIPAKVNDTLFFSYLGFETINVRVTEDWLKYGDVTISMTEKGIALEEVVVKESTLTGYLEIDAKRAPIYNTRRYSINGLNTAYEAGDQEPGAVTKVFNSIFNPADFLYGVFSRKGSEMRKLRQIKKEDEIRNLLQSKFDRETLVSLLGMEKASIDRILTNCQYSKKFIEEANDLQILDAMSECYEEYKVLKK, encoded by the coding sequence ATGAAATACTACTTTATTCTTTTATTGACTTGTCTCTTATCAAGTCAGCTTGCATTCTCTCAAGAGCCTGAAAATAACGGTACTGAAAAGTCCATGGTTAGAGGTCAAGTCCTCAATGCTAAAGACAATCAAGAGCTTGATAACGTGAATATCGTAAACCTGAACCAAGTAAAAGGAACGATCACCACACCCGACGGCAGGTTTGAAATACCCGCAAAAGTGAATGACACACTTTTCTTCTCTTATTTAGGTTTTGAAACAATTAACGTACGCGTGACTGAAGACTGGCTTAAATATGGTGACGTTACGATCTCCATGACCGAGAAAGGAATCGCCCTTGAAGAAGTGGTTGTCAAAGAATCTACTTTAACCGGATATCTTGAAATAGACGCTAAGCGCGCCCCTATCTACAACACGCGTCGCTACAGCATCAATGGACTGAATACAGCCTATGAAGCAGGAGACCAAGAACCAGGAGCGGTTACTAAGGTCTTCAACTCTATTTTTAATCCAGCCGATTTCCTTTATGGCGTATTCAGTAGAAAAGGAAGTGAAATGCGCAAACTGCGTCAGATTAAAAAGGAAGATGAAATCCGAAACTTGCTTCAAAGTAAATTTGATCGAGAAACACTCGTGAGTTTATTGGGAATGGAAAAGGCAAGCATCGATCGTATTTTAACCAACTGCCAGTATTCTAAAAAGTTTATTGAAGAAGCAAACGATCTTCAAATCCTCGATGCCATGAGTGAATGTTACGAGGAGTACAAAGTTCTAAAAAAGTAA
- a CDS encoding isochorismate synthase, protein MHFKNIQERIQKLLDADLPFFVFRKGGSTTVQILQQKNLKLHKRQHDTLTCCCFSKFKNNDNQYFIYGEVYDEFTIDFHASIDEFKSDFFGETTLADRLNHMNLVKKGVAAIASGKLEKVVLSRKRDIQTTLSYPQIADRLFKAYPDNHTYFFHHPKVGTWCGSTPEVLLSYSGNILNTVSLAGTALFNAKKDHVWGEKERHEQQIVTDSIVSILKYHGTENVQTDGPKTIRSGDLIHLKTEISAAAKQDQISSILSDLHPTPAVCGLPKDVALDLILEHENYDRAFYTGYFGIISPKESDYYVNLRCMRLKENIATIYAGGGITLQSDPELEFLETENKMKAMMRVL, encoded by the coding sequence ATGCATTTCAAAAATATCCAAGAACGAATCCAAAAATTGCTTGATGCTGACCTGCCTTTTTTTGTTTTTAGAAAAGGAGGGTCCACAACTGTTCAAATACTTCAACAGAAGAACCTAAAACTTCATAAAAGACAACATGACACTTTGACTTGTTGCTGTTTTTCAAAATTTAAAAATAATGATAACCAGTATTTTATTTATGGTGAAGTTTATGATGAGTTTACTATTGATTTTCACGCTTCTATTGATGAATTCAAATCAGATTTCTTCGGTGAGACAACACTGGCCGACCGTTTGAATCACATGAATCTTGTGAAAAAAGGTGTTGCGGCTATCGCCTCTGGTAAGTTGGAAAAGGTGGTGCTTTCGCGAAAGCGAGATATTCAAACAACATTATCATACCCGCAAATTGCCGACCGACTTTTTAAAGCATATCCTGACAATCATACCTACTTTTTTCACCATCCCAAAGTAGGTACTTGGTGCGGATCTACTCCTGAGGTGTTGTTGTCTTATTCGGGAAATATATTAAATACTGTGTCTTTGGCTGGCACGGCTCTTTTTAATGCAAAAAAGGATCACGTTTGGGGAGAAAAAGAACGCCATGAACAACAAATCGTAACTGATTCCATCGTCTCAATTTTAAAATATCACGGGACTGAAAACGTTCAAACCGATGGCCCCAAAACGATCAGATCTGGAGATTTGATCCACTTAAAAACTGAGATTTCTGCAGCTGCAAAACAAGATCAAATTAGCTCAATTTTGAGCGATTTGCATCCCACGCCAGCGGTATGTGGGCTGCCTAAAGATGTTGCTCTAGATCTTATCCTGGAACATGAGAATTATGATAGAGCATTTTACACGGGCTACTTTGGAATTATATCTCCTAAAGAGAGCGATTATTATGTCAATTTAAGATGTATGCGGCTTAAGGAGAATATAGCGACCATTTATGCAGGTGGAGGTATAACCTTACAAAGCGATCCAGAGCTTGAATTTCTAGAAACGGAAAACAAAATGAAAGCGATGATGCGCGTATTATAA
- the rdgB gene encoding RdgB/HAM1 family non-canonical purine NTP pyrophosphatase, with amino-acid sequence MKIVFATHNRNKLEEIQQLVPDNIKLVSLDDLGLDEEIPETADTIAGNAIQKVEFLKLRTDLPIFADDTGLLVNALDGEPGVHTARYAGENKDSNDNMRLLLNNLEPFNDRSARFVTAIALEIDGCQNLFEGVCEGTIVNKQQGTMGFGYDPIFQPEGYDITFAEMSMQEKSKISHRAKAFKKLVAYLSEEVNKS; translated from the coding sequence ATGAAAATAGTATTTGCCACCCACAACCGTAATAAGCTGGAAGAAATTCAGCAACTGGTTCCAGATAATATCAAACTTGTCAGTCTGGATGATTTAGGCCTAGACGAGGAAATACCAGAAACGGCCGATACCATCGCCGGAAACGCCATCCAAAAAGTGGAGTTTTTGAAATTGCGAACAGACCTACCCATTTTTGCTGATGATACCGGTTTGCTGGTAAACGCGCTGGATGGTGAGCCAGGAGTTCACACCGCTCGATATGCTGGTGAGAACAAAGATAGCAATGACAACATGAGGTTGTTATTGAACAATCTAGAGCCTTTTAACGATCGCAGTGCGAGATTTGTTACCGCCATAGCTCTAGAAATAGACGGTTGTCAAAACCTCTTTGAGGGGGTTTGTGAGGGCACGATTGTCAACAAACAACAGGGAACCATGGGATTTGGTTACGATCCTATTTTTCAGCCTGAGGGTTATGACATCACTTTTGCAGAAATGAGTATGCAGGAGAAAAGTAAAATAAGTCACCGCGCCAAGGCGTTTAAAAAACTCGTTGCTTATTTGAGCGAGGAAGTTAATAAGTCTTAA
- a CDS encoding PaaI family thioesterase, which produces MDSKTILDTCNQISKNTLMETLDIEYVDVGEDYLTARMPVTPKVHQPDGVLHGGASVALAESVGSAASYIFLDTEKFIVRGLEISANHTRSVKDGFVYATARFLHKGRTTQLWEIKIKDGKDRLVSICKLTTICLEKNSVKSK; this is translated from the coding sequence ATGGACTCTAAAACTATTCTCGACACCTGCAATCAGATAAGTAAGAATACACTTATGGAAACCCTCGATATTGAGTATGTCGATGTAGGGGAGGACTACCTCACCGCCAGGATGCCCGTCACTCCCAAAGTCCATCAACCCGATGGTGTTTTACACGGCGGAGCAAGTGTCGCGCTCGCGGAATCTGTAGGCAGCGCCGCGAGCTATATCTTTCTCGATACAGAGAAATTCATAGTTCGTGGATTAGAGATTAGTGCCAATCACACGCGTTCCGTAAAGGATGGTTTTGTGTACGCCACCGCCCGATTTTTACACAAAGGGAGAACTACTCAGCTATGGGAGATCAAAATTAAAGACGGGAAAGATCGACTAGTTTCTATTTGTAAGCTCACGACCATTTGTCTAGAGAAAAATTCAGTTAAATCAAAGTAG
- a CDS encoding alpha/beta hydrolase, with protein MVRTVSYSHTNSYETVNELTENTKNIWLCFHGLGYLATYFKKYFQSLSTDENYVIVPQAPSKFYQGKDFKHVGASWLTRVDTQQEMKNNLNYINAVLEAEKIQGDQRLILFGYSQGVSIATRFLKNYNDPIKALVLHSGGVPKELTAQDGDHFKSLCYNFYHIMGTKDEYATPERRREELPRLKMLFGTDCEMLEPEIKHIVHVPTLEKIAMQLSS; from the coding sequence ATGGTTAGAACCGTCAGTTATTCTCATACAAATTCGTACGAAACAGTCAATGAATTGACAGAAAATACTAAGAACATCTGGCTGTGTTTTCACGGGTTGGGTTACCTCGCGACTTATTTTAAGAAGTATTTCCAGAGTTTGAGTACAGACGAGAATTATGTTATCGTTCCTCAAGCGCCTTCAAAATTTTATCAAGGTAAGGATTTTAAACATGTGGGAGCCAGCTGGCTCACACGCGTAGATACTCAGCAAGAAATGAAAAACAATCTCAACTATATAAATGCCGTGCTTGAAGCTGAGAAGATCCAAGGCGATCAACGTCTTATTCTTTTCGGTTACTCTCAGGGCGTTTCCATTGCTACCCGATTCCTGAAAAACTATAATGACCCTATCAAGGCACTAGTTTTACATAGCGGTGGTGTTCCTAAAGAACTGACTGCGCAAGATGGAGATCATTTTAAATCGCTATGCTACAACTTCTACCACATCATGGGAACTAAAGACGAATATGCGACTCCAGAACGCCGTAGAGAAGAACTGCCTCGATTAAAAATGCTTTTTGGTACGGATTGTGAAATGCTAGAACCAGAAATCAAACACATTGTACACGTGCCCACTCTAGAAAAAATTGCTATGCAACTAAGCTCATGA